The following proteins come from a genomic window of Vicia villosa cultivar HV-30 ecotype Madison, WI unplaced genomic scaffold, Vvil1.0 ctg.003275F_1_1, whole genome shotgun sequence:
- the LOC131640698 gene encoding repetitive proline-rich cell wall protein 2-like has product MASLTFLVSLLLALVIPHGFANYETPPIYQPPVKTPPIYKPPVEKPPVYKPPVEKSPVYKPPVEKPPVYKPPVEKPPVYKPPVEKPPVYKPPTEKPPVYKPPVEKPPVYKPPVKNPHVYRPPVEKPPVYKPPVEKPPTYKPPVEKPPIYKSPVGYQPPVYTPPPY; this is encoded by the coding sequence ATGGCTTCCTTAACCTTCCTAGTGTCACTCCTTCTTGCTCTTGTCATTCCTCATGGGTTTGCCAACTATGAGACACCTCCAATTTATCAACCACCCGTAAAAACACCTCCAATCTACAAGCCACCAGTAGAGAAACCTCCCGTCTACAAACCACCTGTTGAGAAGTCTCCTGTTTACAAACCACCAGTAGAGAAGCCACCTGTGTATAAACCACCAGTTGAAAAACCTCCTGTTTACAAACCTCCTGTTGAAAAACCTCCCGTTTACAAACCACCTACAGAAAAGCCACCAGTATACAAACCACCAGTTGAGAAGCCTCCGGTTTACAAGCCACCAGTAAAAAACCCTCATGTGTACAGACCTCCAGTTGAAAAGCCTCCAGTCTACAAGCCACCAGTTGAGAAACCTCCAACATACAAGCCACCAGTTGAGAAACCTCCGATTTATAAGTCACCGGTTGGGTATCAGCCACCAGTTTACACTCCTCCTCCGTATTAG